A section of the Rummeliibacillus pycnus genome encodes:
- the aroQ gene encoding type II 3-dehydroquinate dehydratase — protein sequence MRYLCLNGPNLNRLGKREPTIYGSETLLDIEAKLKNLAAQYNAEIECKQSNYEGQLIDWIYEAEDSGVNGIIFNPGAYTHTSVALRDAIAGVEVPVVEVHISNVHKREEFRHHSYLAPVCVGQITGLGTFGYQAALRMFLEAERGE from the coding sequence ATGAGGTATTTATGTTTAAATGGGCCCAATTTAAATCGGTTGGGTAAGAGAGAACCTACCATTTATGGCTCGGAGACTTTGTTAGATATCGAGGCAAAGCTCAAAAATTTAGCCGCACAGTATAATGCCGAAATTGAATGTAAACAATCCAATTATGAAGGACAACTAATTGATTGGATTTATGAAGCTGAAGATTCAGGCGTTAATGGGATTATTTTTAACCCTGGGGCATATACACATACAAGTGTTGCCCTTAGAGATGCTATTGCAGGCGTAGAAGTGCCGGTAGTAGAAGTTCATATTTCTAATGTACATAAGCGAGAGGAATTTAGACACCATTCTTACCTTGCTCCCGTTTGCGTTGGTCAAATAACAGGATTAGGTACATTCGGTTATCAAGCAGCACTGAGAATGTTTTTAGAAGCTGAAAGAGGGGAATAG
- the efp gene encoding elongation factor P: protein MISVNDFKTGLTILVDGNLFRVIEFQHVKPGKGAAFVRSKLRNLRNGNVAEKTFRAGEKVEKAQIDTRKMQYLYASGDSYAFMDMESYEQIELTKEQLEYELQFLLENMEVFIMMYEGEILGIDLPNTVELEVAETEPGIKGDTATGGSKPATMETGLVVNVPFFVNQGDKLIINTSDGSYVSRA, encoded by the coding sequence ATGATTTCAGTAAACGATTTTAAAACAGGTTTAACAATCCTTGTTGATGGTAACCTATTCCGAGTAATCGAATTCCAACACGTAAAACCAGGTAAAGGTGCTGCTTTTGTTCGTTCAAAATTGCGTAACCTTCGTAACGGTAACGTTGCCGAAAAAACGTTCCGTGCTGGTGAAAAAGTAGAAAAAGCACAAATCGATACTCGTAAAATGCAATATCTATATGCATCTGGTGATTCATACGCATTCATGGATATGGAATCTTATGAACAAATCGAACTTACTAAAGAACAATTAGAGTATGAATTACAATTCCTACTTGAAAACATGGAAGTATTTATTATGATGTACGAAGGTGAAATCCTAGGTATTGATCTTCCAAATACTGTTGAACTTGAAGTTGCTGAAACTGAACCAGGTATTAAAGGTGATACAGCTACTGGTGGTTCTAAACCAGCTACAATGGAAACTGGTTTAGTTGTAAACGTACCATTCTTCGTCAACCAAGGCGATAAATTAATCATCAACACTTCTGATGGTTCTTACGTTTCACGTGCATAA
- a CDS encoding DUF1385 domain-containing protein: MMGSKAHTVSAIRRNDNSIEYFYVERKTNPKLQKLKKIPFLRGIIALIESAANGSQHLQFASERYNVNPGEEKLEEQKDGSKLEMWLGVAAVGVISFIFGKFLFTLIPVFLAQLFHTWLPGKTAQILLESGFKLILLLSYIYLVSLTPLIKRVFQYHGSEHKVINCFENGLPLTVENVQAQSRLHYRCGSSFMLFTVIVGMFIYFLVPTDPFWLRIVDRILLIPVVLGVAFEVLQATNACRNIPVLRFLGYPGLWLQLLTTKEPKDDQVEVAIASFNKLLEIEKDPSKIPGKAV, from the coding sequence ATGATGGGGAGTAAAGCACACACTGTATCTGCCATTCGCCGTAATGACAATTCAATCGAATATTTTTATGTAGAGCGAAAAACAAATCCAAAACTTCAAAAGCTAAAAAAAATTCCTTTCTTAAGGGGAATTATTGCGTTAATTGAATCTGCAGCAAATGGTTCACAGCATTTGCAATTTGCAAGTGAAAGATATAACGTAAATCCTGGTGAGGAAAAATTAGAAGAACAAAAAGATGGTTCAAAATTGGAGATGTGGCTTGGAGTTGCTGCAGTCGGTGTGATTTCTTTTATCTTCGGTAAATTCCTTTTCACATTAATCCCCGTCTTTCTAGCACAACTTTTTCATACTTGGTTACCAGGTAAAACAGCGCAAATTTTACTCGAAAGTGGTTTTAAATTAATCTTACTATTAAGCTACATATATTTAGTATCTCTAACCCCTTTAATTAAGCGAGTATTCCAATATCACGGATCAGAACATAAAGTGATTAATTGCTTTGAAAATGGACTTCCATTAACTGTGGAAAATGTACAAGCTCAATCTCGCCTTCACTATCGTTGTGGTAGTAGCTTTATGTTATTTACAGTAATTGTTGGTATGTTTATTTATTTTTTAGTTCCAACAGATCCCTTTTGGCTACGAATAGTAGACCGTATTTTGTTAATCCCAGTTGTACTCGGGGTTGCATTTGAAGTGTTACAAGCAACAAATGCATGCCGAAATATTCCAGTTTTACGCTTCTTGGGATACCCTGGCTTATGGCTTCAATTGTTGACAACCAAAGAGCCAAAAGACGATCAAGTAGAAGTTGCCATTGCTTCCTTTAATAAATTACTAGAAATTGAAAAAGATCCATCGAAAATCCCTGGGAAAGCAGTTTAA
- a CDS encoding vitamin B12-dependent ribonucleotide reductase → MVLASQHHNQTIDIEQLNKDIQQFPQVHPVTEDMHIMHKGVSRLVMIDRYSFKDTEKKTLKVGDFVVLTVKADPKFPARGLGYIVSIDETTKRAKILIEDDYRSAIDDPEEQSTGIITRSLDVIEKPLEVFYEQIAKRNATGLASVEKTDEKRKEWYQKFYKQLVNLNFIPAGRVIYGAGSGTDVTYFNCYVMPFVADSREGISDHRKQVMEIMSRGGGVGTNGSTLRPRNTLARGVNGKSSGSVSWLDDIAKLTHLVEQGGSRRGAQMIMLACTHPDIFEFIISKMQNPRILRFLIENTKDDEIKRLAKEKLKFTPLTEQEKAMYQGIINYKSIPGFGGFNEAIFKDAETKLRDGGTYSVNNPEFLTGANISVTLTNEFMEAVENDGEFNLRFPAVESYDEKEMAIYNEEWHKCGDVREWEAMGHAVRTYRTIKARELWNLINICATYSAEPGIFFIDNANEMTNAKSYGQKVVATNPCGEQPLAPYSVCNLAAVNLAQFANNDTKTVDFEALKETVRVGVRMQDNVIDATPYFLEENRVQALGERRVGLGVMGLADLLIYCEKEYGSEEGNILVDEIFKTIAITAYETSTELAKERGSFPYLVGQTDEETAALRKRFTETGYMKKMPEHIRQAVIEGGIRNSHLLTVAPTGSTGTMVGVSTGLEPYFSFTYYRSGRLGKFIEVKADIVQEYLAAHPEADENNLPEWFVTAMELAPEAHADVQCIIQRWIDSSISKTVNAPRGYTVEQVQKVYERLYKGGAKGGTVYVDGSRDSQVLTLKAEENQMDDTLQEEKVIEKRPVVLVDTIQDLRSTNVTIGSEVGNTCPVCRKGTVEELGGCNTCTNCGAQLKCGL, encoded by the coding sequence ATGGTACTTGCATCGCAGCATCATAATCAGACAATCGACATTGAACAACTAAATAAAGACATTCAACAATTTCCTCAAGTTCATCCAGTCACAGAGGACATGCATATAATGCACAAAGGTGTTTCTCGACTTGTGATGATTGACCGTTATTCTTTCAAAGATACTGAAAAGAAAACGTTAAAAGTAGGAGATTTTGTTGTTTTAACAGTAAAAGCAGATCCTAAGTTTCCTGCTCGAGGACTTGGCTATATCGTTTCAATAGATGAAACAACAAAAAGAGCAAAAATATTAATTGAAGATGACTATCGTAGCGCAATTGATGATCCAGAAGAACAATCAACTGGAATTATTACGCGTTCATTAGACGTCATTGAAAAGCCTCTAGAAGTTTTTTATGAACAAATAGCAAAACGGAATGCAACGGGCTTGGCATCTGTCGAAAAAACAGATGAAAAACGAAAAGAATGGTATCAAAAATTTTATAAACAACTTGTCAATCTAAACTTTATCCCTGCTGGCCGTGTAATCTATGGCGCAGGATCAGGTACTGATGTTACGTACTTTAACTGTTATGTAATGCCATTTGTAGCAGACTCACGAGAAGGCATAAGTGATCACCGAAAACAAGTAATGGAAATCATGAGCCGCGGAGGCGGTGTTGGTACGAACGGTTCAACATTAAGACCTCGTAATACTTTAGCACGTGGTGTGAACGGGAAATCGTCTGGTTCTGTATCTTGGCTAGATGATATTGCAAAACTGACTCATCTTGTCGAACAAGGTGGATCACGTCGTGGAGCACAAATGATTATGCTAGCATGTACGCATCCTGATATCTTTGAATTTATTATTTCAAAAATGCAAAATCCACGTATTTTAAGATTTTTGATTGAAAATACAAAGGATGACGAAATTAAACGTCTAGCAAAAGAAAAGCTTAAGTTTACACCTTTAACAGAACAAGAAAAAGCGATGTACCAAGGTATTATCAATTACAAATCTATCCCAGGTTTCGGTGGATTCAATGAAGCTATATTTAAAGATGCTGAAACGAAGTTACGTGATGGTGGTACTTATAGTGTAAACAATCCAGAATTCTTAACTGGTGCTAATATTTCTGTCACATTAACAAATGAATTCATGGAAGCAGTTGAAAACGATGGTGAATTTAATTTACGTTTCCCAGCTGTTGAATCATATGACGAAAAGGAAATGGCTATTTATAACGAAGAATGGCATAAATGCGGTGATGTTCGTGAATGGGAAGCCATGGGACATGCTGTTCGTACATATCGTACGATTAAAGCACGTGAACTTTGGAATTTAATCAATATTTGTGCTACTTATTCAGCAGAACCTGGTATTTTCTTCATCGATAATGCCAATGAGATGACAAATGCCAAAAGTTATGGACAAAAAGTTGTTGCAACCAACCCTTGTGGTGAACAACCATTAGCACCATATTCAGTTTGTAACTTAGCTGCTGTTAACCTTGCACAGTTTGCCAATAATGATACAAAAACAGTTGACTTTGAAGCATTAAAAGAAACTGTACGTGTTGGTGTACGTATGCAAGACAATGTTATAGATGCAACTCCATACTTCCTAGAAGAAAACCGAGTGCAAGCATTAGGTGAACGTCGCGTAGGTCTTGGTGTAATGGGTCTTGCAGATTTACTGATCTATTGTGAAAAAGAATATGGCTCTGAAGAGGGTAATATTTTAGTAGATGAAATCTTTAAGACAATTGCAATTACAGCCTACGAAACTTCTACTGAATTAGCAAAAGAACGTGGTAGCTTCCCATACTTAGTAGGTCAAACAGACGAAGAAACGGCTGCACTTCGCAAACGCTTCACAGAAACCGGCTATATGAAGAAAATGCCAGAACATATTCGTCAAGCTGTTATTGAAGGTGGTATTCGTAACTCGCACTTATTAACAGTTGCACCAACTGGATCTACGGGTACAATGGTTGGCGTTTCTACAGGTTTAGAACCTTATTTCTCATTTACTTACTATCGTAGTGGTCGTCTAGGTAAATTTATTGAAGTAAAAGCAGACATCGTACAAGAATATCTAGCAGCGCATCCAGAAGCTGATGAAAATAACTTACCTGAATGGTTTGTTACTGCAATGGAATTAGCCCCTGAAGCACATGCAGATGTACAATGTATCATTCAACGTTGGATTGATAGTTCAATATCTAAAACAGTTAACGCACCACGTGGCTATACTGTAGAACAAGTTCAAAAAGTATATGAACGTCTTTACAAAGGTGGCGCAAAAGGCGGTACTGTTTACGTTGATGGTAGTCGTGATTCACAAGTTTTAACATTAAAAGCTGAAGAAAATCAAATGGATGATACTTTACAAGAAGAAAAAGTGATTGAAAAACGTCCAGTTGTTCTTGTTGATACAATCCAAGATTTACGCTCTACAAATGTAACAATTGGTTCAGAAGTAGGGAATACATGCCCAGTATGTCGAAAAGGGACAGTCGAAGAATTAGGCGGCTGTAATACTTGCACAAACTGTGGTGCACAATTAAAATGTGGATTATAA
- a CDS encoding M24 family metallopeptidase: MEKLEKLRKALRSQNLDALLITNEYNRRYITGFTGTTGVAIVSQNDAVFITDFRYTEQANAQVKGNGYRIVENKGTIMEEIANQVKVMGIKTLGFEKDTVSYGMYEIYSKLIKAELVAVSGIIENIRLIKTPEEIKIIKVACEIVDATFEHIIQFIQPGKTELEVSNEIEFFMRKLGATSSSFDTIVASGLRSALPHGVATDKIIEKGDLVTLDYGALYNGYISDTTRTVAVGEPADQLKEIYQIVLDAQLQGLEKFKPGMTGIEADAVARDYIKEHGYGDAFGHSTGHGIGLEVHEGPALSHRSNVVLEPGMVVTCEPGIYLPGIGGVRIEDDTLITATGNEKLTHAPKELIIL, encoded by the coding sequence ATGGAAAAACTAGAAAAATTGCGTAAAGCACTTCGATCACAAAATTTAGATGCTCTTTTAATTACGAATGAGTACAATCGTCGTTATATAACGGGATTTACTGGAACAACAGGTGTTGCTATCGTTTCACAAAACGATGCAGTATTTATTACCGATTTCCGATATACTGAACAAGCAAATGCACAAGTCAAAGGTAATGGTTACCGTATTGTTGAAAATAAAGGAACGATTATGGAAGAAATCGCAAATCAAGTAAAAGTGATGGGTATAAAAACACTTGGTTTTGAAAAAGATACAGTAAGCTATGGAATGTATGAAATTTATTCAAAGTTGATCAAGGCGGAATTAGTAGCTGTATCAGGAATCATTGAAAATATTCGCTTGATTAAGACACCAGAAGAGATTAAAATTATAAAGGTCGCTTGTGAGATTGTGGATGCCACATTCGAACATATTATTCAATTTATTCAACCAGGAAAAACAGAACTTGAAGTTTCAAATGAGATTGAATTCTTTATGAGAAAACTTGGTGCAACATCTTCTTCATTTGACACTATTGTTGCTTCTGGATTGCGTTCAGCATTGCCACATGGCGTTGCAACTGATAAAATTATTGAAAAAGGTGATTTAGTCACTTTAGACTATGGTGCTTTATACAATGGTTATATCTCTGATACAACTCGTACAGTTGCTGTTGGTGAACCTGCTGATCAACTAAAAGAAATTTATCAAATTGTTTTAGACGCCCAATTACAAGGTCTTGAAAAATTCAAACCAGGAATGACGGGTATTGAAGCGGATGCAGTTGCACGCGATTATATTAAAGAACATGGCTATGGTGACGCATTTGGTCATTCTACTGGTCATGGGATTGGTTTAGAAGTACATGAAGGTCCTGCATTATCACATCGTTCAAATGTAGTATTAGAACCTGGAATGGTTGTAACATGTGAACCAGGTATCTATCTACCAGGTATTGGTGGAGTACGTATTGAAGATGATACGTTAATAACAGCGACTGGCAATGAAAAATTAACTCATGCCCCAAAAGAATTAATCATCTTATAA
- a CDS encoding SpoIIIAC/SpoIIIAD family protein — MEEKGGATSELQDLLRIAGIGLVLGLLHIFFEQTGKKEFSFFINFIAYLYITIELLRFLRLFFDEIISFFQWLMTS; from the coding sequence ATTGAAGAGAAAGGAGGGGCGACTTCGGAACTTCAAGATTTACTTCGTATTGCTGGAATTGGACTTGTCTTAGGGTTATTGCATATTTTCTTTGAACAAACAGGTAAAAAAGAGTTTTCATTTTTCATTAATTTCATTGCATATCTTTATATAACGATTGAATTACTTCGATTCTTGCGTCTCTTCTTTGATGAGATCATTTCATTCTTTCAATGGCTGATGACGTCATAG
- a CDS encoding HAD-IA family hydrolase, translating to MNILWDFDGTICNTYPAYASIFYETIQKRSSYEEVVKQLKVSFSYAFDYFQLTELEKEQFMQKNHDLKVEQLPPFQNIENVLQLANCNVIMTHKDRETVEKVLHHYNLAHYFTEIVTPENGFPRKPNPESYQYLHDKYHLTLAIGDRELDLIPAKKVGVATCMFQGNCQAADFSINDYLEFDHNWKQFLEKY from the coding sequence ATGAATATCTTATGGGATTTTGACGGTACAATCTGTAATACATATCCAGCTTATGCTTCTATTTTCTATGAAACAATTCAAAAAAGAAGTAGTTATGAGGAAGTAGTTAAACAATTAAAAGTCTCTTTTTCTTATGCCTTTGACTATTTTCAATTGACAGAACTCGAAAAAGAGCAATTTATGCAAAAAAATCATGACCTAAAAGTAGAACAGTTGCCACCATTTCAGAATATCGAAAATGTACTCCAACTTGCAAATTGTAATGTCATCATGACACATAAAGATCGAGAAACTGTTGAAAAAGTACTTCATCATTACAATTTAGCACATTATTTTACGGAAATAGTAACACCTGAAAATGGTTTTCCTAGAAAACCAAATCCAGAGTCTTATCAGTATTTACATGATAAATATCATTTAACTTTGGCAATAGGTGATCGAGAATTAGATTTAATTCCTGCAAAAAAGGTGGGGGTTGCTACCTGTATGTTTCAAGGGAACTGTCAAGCAGCTGATTTTTCAATTAATGATTATTTGGAATTCGATCATAACTGGAAACAATTTTTGGAAAAGTATTAA
- a CDS encoding lipoate--protein ligase family protein has product MKTKWYFINSGPCSPAYNMALDEALLHWHSKGLIPPVIRFYEWNPATLSIGYFQRAQKDIDFDQLHKLNLGFVRRPTGGRAVLHEHELTYSVIVSEEYPNMPKTVTEAYRVISEGLLLGFRNLGLDAYFSVPDTEEKRDLLKKPKSAVCFDAPSWYELVVEGKKVAGSAQTRQEGVILQHGAILIDLDDEKLISLFKFPSEASKERMRKHLPQKAVAINQLAKRKVDVETCAKAFHKGFEDALDIELVPYELTKEQQDFVENLAKTRYETDEWNFRK; this is encoded by the coding sequence ATGAAAACGAAATGGTATTTTATAAATTCAGGACCTTGTAGCCCCGCTTATAATATGGCTTTAGACGAAGCGTTACTACATTGGCATAGTAAAGGACTTATTCCACCAGTCATTCGTTTTTACGAATGGAATCCTGCTACACTTTCAATTGGCTATTTTCAACGAGCACAAAAAGATATAGATTTTGATCAATTACATAAATTGAATTTAGGCTTTGTACGACGCCCTACAGGCGGACGAGCAGTCTTACATGAACATGAACTAACTTACAGTGTAATCGTCTCAGAAGAGTACCCTAACATGCCGAAAACAGTTACAGAAGCATATAGAGTGATTAGTGAAGGCTTATTATTAGGTTTCCGTAATTTAGGGTTAGATGCATATTTTTCTGTTCCTGACACGGAAGAAAAACGTGATTTATTAAAAAAACCAAAAAGTGCAGTTTGCTTTGATGCACCTAGTTGGTATGAACTAGTGGTAGAAGGAAAAAAAGTTGCAGGTAGTGCACAAACTAGACAAGAAGGCGTAATTTTACAACATGGAGCAATTTTAATTGATTTAGATGATGAAAAATTGATCTCACTTTTCAAATTTCCATCAGAAGCATCAAAAGAACGCATGCGCAAACATTTACCACAAAAAGCAGTAGCAATTAATCAATTAGCTAAACGTAAAGTAGATGTCGAAACATGTGCAAAAGCTTTTCATAAAGGTTTTGAAGATGCACTTGATATTGAATTAGTACCTTATGAGTTGACAAAAGAACAACAGGATTTTGTTGAAAATCTTGCAAAAACACGTTATGAAACCGATGAATGGAATTTCAGAAAATAA